One genomic region from Natrinema caseinilyticum encodes:
- a CDS encoding ABC transporter permease, whose protein sequence is MSLGTFTPVLTPFLVDFPFDAVYVRSIIAVSLYVSVIAVLLSASVSLPIALLMGFTSFPGKRLLTSVINTGMGFPSVVVGLLVLFVVSNQGPLGEFELVFTKRAMIMSQFVLATPPITAISLAAISGVDQNVRDAAHALGGTRIDVALVTIKEARYGIATAVLAGFGRAISEVGSVLIVGGNIAGAEGVSKTRTLTTAISLEARQGRYETAMVLGGILVVLVLLVNAVVVRLGDKGVQR, encoded by the coding sequence GTGTCCCTCGGTACGTTCACACCCGTCCTGACGCCGTTTCTCGTCGATTTCCCCTTCGATGCGGTGTACGTACGGAGCATTATCGCGGTCTCGCTGTACGTCAGCGTGATCGCCGTCCTCCTGAGCGCTAGCGTGAGCCTCCCGATTGCCCTCCTGATGGGATTTACCAGCTTTCCCGGAAAGCGATTGCTCACCTCCGTCATCAACACCGGAATGGGATTTCCGAGCGTCGTCGTCGGGTTACTGGTCCTGTTCGTCGTCTCGAATCAGGGCCCCCTCGGCGAGTTCGAACTCGTATTCACGAAACGAGCGATGATCATGTCGCAGTTCGTCCTCGCGACGCCGCCGATAACGGCCATCAGCCTCGCGGCCATCTCGGGCGTCGATCAGAACGTCCGTGACGCCGCCCACGCGCTCGGCGGGACCCGCATCGATGTCGCACTCGTGACGATCAAGGAGGCACGGTACGGAATCGCGACGGCTGTCCTCGCCGGATTCGGGCGCGCGATCAGCGAAGTCGGGTCCGTTCTCATCGTCGGCGGAAACATCGCCGGCGCGGAGGGCGTTTCGAAAACCCGGACGCTGACGACCGCCATCTCGCTCGAGGCCAGGCAGGGCCGATACGAGACGGCGATGGTCCTCGGCGGGATTCTGGTCGTCCTCGTCTTGCTCGTCAACGCCGTGGTCGTTCGACTCGGCGACAAGGGGGTGCAGCGGTAA